In Campylobacter massiliensis, the DNA window AGGGGGTAAATTTGAGCGTGCCGTTTTGGCTGTTTTTGTTCTATAACGCGCTTAGCTTAGCAAGCGTCAAAAGCAAAATTTTAGCCGCCGTTATCGTGCCGCTAAATTTACTCTGCTTTGCTGCGCTTTTTTAAGCTTCTTTGTCGCTCTCACCCGCTTTTTCCAGATACGCGCACAGCTTCACGCCGTAAAGAAATATGATCCATGACACGTAAATCCACACGAAAAAGAGCAGCACCACCGAAAACGAACCGTAGATGCTGAGGTAGGTTTTGTTATTTGCGGCGTAAAAGACGAAGATATTTTTGCCCAGATACCAGATGAGTGAGGCGACAAATGAGCTAAAAAGCACGTTTTTTAGGGCTATTTGGCGGTTTATCGAGATGAGATACGTCACGCAAAATATCGCCCAAATGATGAGGTACGGAAAGATACTTATGAAATTTATCCACTTCGTGTAGGTGCTGGAGTTTAGCATATCTTGAAATAAATTTGAGAGATAAAAGCTAAGCCCAAGCCCTAAGGGAGCCAGCGTAATGAGCGTCCAATACGCGCTTAGCGAGTTCCAAAATTTGCGGCTGCTCGTGTGCATGATGCGGTTGATGACGTATTCGTAATCGGCAAAAAACATGATCGAAGTAAAGATGATGGCGCCAAGGCCGAGGATGCCAAGGCTTGAGCTGTTTTGCAAAAATGTTTCGATGTAGTTTGAGATCGCGTCTTGGTTTGACGGCAGTAGCTGGGCGAATATAAATTCCTTGATCTTAGCGTAATAGACGCTAAAGCTTGGCATCTGCGTAAAGAGCGAGAGCGAGATGAGCAGCACGGGGATGATGGATAGCATCGTGTGAAAGCTCAGGCTAGATGCGTAGTGCAGTAGCTGCTTGTCCTTGATCTTTAGCATCGCCGTGAGCCAAATTTTAAGCGTTTGTTTTATCTTTTCAAATTTTTGCGGGTTCATTTTGGATCCTTAAATGTAACTGCTTATGGGTTTAAGGTTTTTAAATTTGACGTTTTTTTGTATCATTTTTTCTAAATCATCCATGTCTTTTCTCGCATACAATAGCCCAAATCCAAATTTGGTATCGCCGCTCTCGCTTTTTATTTTGAATACTTTTTCATTGTTCCTGAAGGCAACTCCGACATCATAAATCATTTCGTCAAATTTAACTTCATAGGCGCGTTTAAAGCCTAAAAATCTTATCTCTTTTGAGATGCCGTCTTGCTTAACTCTTATACCTTTTTGCATCAGGGTATAAAAAGCGAAAGCCAAAAAGCAAACAGGCATCATATCGTAAAGAAATAGCAGCAGATTATAGTCGGCGAATAAATTTTCATCTGCTGCTCGGCCTAATAGCGCCATTGTGCCGCAACATTAGAACATTAAAAAGTACATTATCTTTAAAAACGGATCGGGGCGTATAAGTAAGTCTCCGCAACCGACATGCTGAAAAGATATTTTGTCATTTTTCCTAAAAAGCAGTACAACCATAAAAATAATCACCAAGGCGTCAAGGACTATTTTTAAAAAATCAGCTACGCCTTGCGCCAAATTTACAACCCCATTTTAAACGGGTTTAGGATATTGTTCGGGTCAAACGCCTTTTTGATATTTCTAAAAAGCTCCATTTCAGCAGGCGTAAAGGCAAGCGGCATAAACTCGGCCTTGCTGATGCCGATGCCGTGCTCGCCGCTAAGCGTGCCGCCAAGCTCCACTGCGATCTTAAAAATTTCCTCGATCGCCTTGTGTCCGCTCTCTACCTGTGACGGGTCGGCTTTGTCCACGACCATGACGTTGGTGTGTACGTTGCCATCCCCAGTGTGGCCGAAGCACGGCACCTGCACGCCGTATTTTTCAGCGACGCCGCCGATACGCTCTAGCAGCTCGGGTAGCTTTGAGCGCGGCACCGTGATGTCCTCGTTTAGCTTTAAATTTCCGTAGATATTTATCGCTTGCGAGCAGTTGCGGCGGGCAAACCAGATGTCGTTTCGCTCGCTCTCATCCTTAGCGCGTCTAAATTCGCTAGCGCCGTTTTCTCTAAACACTCGCTCTATCGTGGCGAGATCCTGCTCTAGGCCGTCTAAAACGTCGCCATCCACGTCGGTGATGAGCAAAGCGCCCGCATCTTGCGGTAGGCCTTTGTTAAATTTAGTCTCGACCGCGCGTATGCAAAGCGCGTCCAAAAACTCCATCGCTACCGGCGTCACGCCTGCAGCCATCGTCTTATAAACGGCGTTCATCGCGGCGTTTACGCTAGGGAAAATTCCCATCGCAGTTTTTCTAAATTTAGGCTTTGCGATGAGTTTTAGCGTGATCTCGGTTATTACTGCTAGCGTGCCCTCGCTAGCGATTAAAATGCCTGAGATGTTGTATCCGGCGACGTCTTTTATCGTGCGTTTGCCCGCGCGGATCACTTCACCGCTAGGTAGCACGGCTCGTAGCGCCATGACGTAGTCTTTGGTGATGCCGTATTTTGCCGCGCGCATGCCGCCCGCGTTTTCGCTGACGTTACCGCCTAGCGTCGAGTACTCCTGGCTGGCGGGATCGGGCGGGTAGAAAAGCCCTAGCTTCTCGGCTTCGCGCTGCAAATTTATATTTATACAGCCCGGTTGCACGACGGCAACCATGTTTTGCATGTCGATCTCTAGGATTTTGTTCATGTGCTTTTCAAAGGCAAGCACCACGCCGCCCTCGTGCGCTAGCGCACCTCCCGTAAAGCCGCTACCCGCACCTCTAGGCACGATTATGATTTTATTTTCGTTACAGTACTTTAAAATCTCGCTAACGTCGCGCTCGTCCCTAGGGAAAAGCACTCCGTCGGGCAAATGTCGCTTTCTGGTCGCGTCGTAGCAGTAGGCGATCCTGTGCGCGTCGTCGAAGTAGGCGTTGTCCGCGCCTAGTAAATTTACAAAAAATTTAGCGTGTTTTTCGTGCATCATTTTTCTTTCAAAAGAGCTTTGTAGTGGCGGTCAAAGTCGCTGATCTGCTCCGAGCCCCATTTCCAAAATACCGTATCGATGTCCTTGACGCGAGTGTAGAAAGGCAGCTGGTAGTATTTGACCGCGCCGCTTTGGAAGCGTTTTAGCGGCTCGAAACTCTGGCAGTCGGCAAAAAGCGCTTCGTTGTTCATGGCGATAAATATTAGCCCCGCGGCGCTTTGAGAGCACATTTTGCGAAAATCGTCGCGGCTAGGGTTTGGCTTATACTCGTAACTTAGGTACGAGCCCACGATATCGGGGTGGATAAAGGTGATATCTTTAAAAGCGTTCGTTACTTCGGCGTAAATTTCTTTGTTCGGTACGATGATGAGCGAGCGGTTGTAGAGGTAGTTTAGGATGATCTCGTCGCCGCTTTTAGGCAAAATTCCCGGTATAGGTAGGGCTTTTTGCGCTAGCGTGTCAAATACCTCGAATCGCACCTTTGCAAAGCCGCCGCTCTTTTGCGTAACGACGGCGCGAGCGATGATCGAGCTTTGAGAGCCTTCAAATTTATGCATCACGACGCCACTACTGCCTACGACGATGTCCGAGCCGTCTATGATCGTGCCTACGCCCTCATTCACGCTTATTAGCGGGGTTTTGTACTCTCTCATCGAGAATTCCGCCGCAAAACCGAGGCAAGCCGCCGCTAAAAATAAAAGAAATTTTTTCAAAATTTATCTCCTGAAAGTTTGAAATTTTAGCGCTCATTATATCTGAAACTGGCTTAGTTTTGCAAAATGTAAGTAATTTTCGAGTAAAATACGGCTTTTAAATCAAGGGATTTTATGAAGAAATTTTCATTAGCTTTACTGCTGGCGGTAAATTTATTCGCTGCCGCGCCTATACAATCTACCGTCCAGGAGCTCAGCTGGCCCAAGGGCGATAGCTTTTTGACGTTTTTAGAAAAGAACTCCATCCCGCTAAAGCTTTATTATGATTTGGACTCGGAGGACAAAGAGTTCCTAGACGAGATTAAGGAAGGCATCTCGTATCAAATTTCAAAAGACGAAAAAGGCGGGATATCTCAGGTGCTGATCCCCGTAAACGAAGAGCTTCAAGCGCAAATTTACAAAGACGACGATGGCGGGTTTAAATTTCAGCTCTCCCCGATCTCGTATCAGACCTACGACCGCGTGCTTAGTATGCCCGTTAGCGCAAACCCGTCGCAAGACATCATAGAAACTACCGGCAGCGTAGCGCTGGCGCATGGGTTTTATCTAGCGATGAAAGGCGAGGTCGGCGACGGCGAGTTTAAAAGGCTGAAAAAGGGCGACAGGCTCGCGATGAGCTACAAGCAAAAGATTAGGCTTGGTCGTACTTTCGGTATGCCTGAAATCGACTGGGCGGCGATAGAGATCAGGGACAAAAGATACACTGTTTATAGACACCAAAACAAATACTACGACAAAAGCGGCAAGAAAAGCGATAAATTTTTGCTCACTAGACCTATCTCAAACGCCCGTATCACGTCGCCGTTTACGCCCAAGCGCTTTCATCCGATACTAAAGCGCTATAAGGCGCACTTGGGCGTTGACTACGGCGCTCCTAAAGGAACTCCGATAAAGGCTGCGGGCGAGGGAACGGTCAAATTCGTCGGTACCAAAAGCGGCTACGGCAAGGTCGTGATCCTAAAGCATGCCGGCGCCTACGAGACGCTGTATGCGCACACGAACGGCTTTGCTAAAGGTATAAAAACCGGCGTCAAGGTCAAGCAAGGCCAGCTCATCGCCTATGTGGGAAATACGGGCATGAGTACGGGTTCGCACCTGCATTTTGGCGTCTATAAAAATGGCACCGCGGTAAATCCTGAAACCGAGATAAAGGTGGCTAAAAGCGTATTTTTCTCAAAAGAAGAAAGAGAGTTTAAAAACCGCGTAGAGCGGCTAGAACCCGAGATAAAAAAGGCTCTTGGCAAGGATATAATCCCTGAAAAAGAGTATAGATTTGACGCGGCGATGGACTGGGAACACCCGATCGCAGAACCGAAAAGCGACGTAAATTTAACCCTGCAGAGCGATGATTTAAATTTAACGGCGCAGCCAAATGCCGCGGACGTAAATTTAACTAGCGAGCCTGTAAGCGGCAACAACGATGCAAATTTGACGGACTCAAATTTCACTACACCCGAGTCAAATTTGACCGCGCAGCCTAAAGCCGAAAATAACTCCTCTGGAGCAAAAACGGACGCGAACGAAACGGCAAATTTAGCCGCGGCAAAATCTGCGAAACCAGAGTCAAATTTGACCTCCGCAAAAGCCGCAAGCAAGGCGACAAGCAAAGCCGAGCCAAAAAAATCAAGCAAAGAGGCGAAAAAATCCGAGTCAAATTCGTCCGCTAAAAATAACAAAGACAAACCAAAGCAGACGGACAAGAAAAAGGACAAACCAAGCCAAGAAGCAAAAAGCGAGTCCAAAAAGAAAAAGGACGTAAACGCCAGCAAAGATAAATCTAAAAAACAAAAAGAGACCGCCGATAAAAAGGCTAAATCAAAAGATAAAACCGCCGAGTCAAGCGACAAAAAGAGTAAATGATGGAAGAAAACGAGCAATTAAACGAAGCCAAAGAACTGCTAGACTCGCACCTAAACGAGACGATCGATAAGGAACTAAGTCCCGCCGACCTCGCCCAACACCTAAAAACGCTAAAAAAGCATGATGAGGAGCTTTTTGGCGAATACCTAGAAAAGCTCGACCCCGAGATCCTGGGCGACGTAGCGATCGAGATGCCCGATCACATGCTAAAGGACGTGATCGAGCAGATACCCAGCGACAAGATCATCGAGGCGATCGAAGAGCTAGAGAGCGACGACGCCGCCGAGCTTTTAGAGTATATCGAGGAGATCGACGAACAAAAAGCTAAGGAGCTCTTTGACGGCCTAGATAAGGACGATCAGGAGGAGATTTTACGTATCCGCAGCTATGACGAGGGCGAGGCGGGTGCGTTTATGCAGACGGAGCTTTTTAGCGCGCATATCGACGAGCAGCTAAAAACAGCGGTCGAGCGGCTAAGACGCGAGAAAGAAGAGGGCAAGCTAGAAAACGTCTCGCAGCTTTTTATCACCGATAAAAAGGGTGTTTTGCTCCATGCGGTGCCGCTTGAGGATCTGATACTATTTGACTTTAACCAAACCTTAAAAGAGATCATCTCAAAGAGCGAAGAGGACAAATACAAACCCAACGTAGCCGTAGATAACGAGCCTATCGAAACGGTCGTAGAAACAGTCGAAAACTACGATATGAACTCGATCGCGGTCGTAGATAGCAAGGGCTATTTGCTCGGACGTATCACCACCGACGACATCCACGACTTTATAAAAGAAAGCGCCACGGAGCAAATTTACAACCTAGCCGGCGTCGACGACGAGGCGGAGGAAGAGGATACGAGCCTGGTTAAGGCCACTCGCGCGCGCGCCGTTTGGCTACTTATAAATTTATTTACGGCGCTGATCAGCTCATCTATCATCGGGCTTTTTGACGAGACGATAGCTAGCTATGTAGCGCTTGCGGTACTGATGCCTATCGTCGCATCCATGGGCGGAAACACCGGCACGCAGGCGCTTACGGTTACCGTGCGCCGACTAACTTTGGGAGAGATCGAGTTTAAAAACGCCGCAAATGCACTAAAACGCGAGGTCGGTATCGCGCTTATAAACGGACTGACATTTGCGTTTTTGATGGGCGTTATCGCTTCTTTGTGGTTTAACCGCCCGATGCTTGGCGTCGTTATCGGCGCTTCGATGTTGATAAATTTGTTTTTCGCCGGATTTTTCGGTACTTTGATACCGCTAACCTTAAAGAAATTTGACATCGACCCCGCCGTCGGCTCGGCCGTGCTGCTTACCACCGTTACCGACACGGTCGGCTTTTTTAGCTTTTTAGGACTGGCAAAATGGATACTTCTGTAAAAAATATCAAAATAGAAAATTTAACCTCCCCGCGCTACGTAAAGCCGTATCAAATTTCGTTTGATCTGTGCGAAAAGTCCGTCAGATGGGAGTGTATCAAGGCTCACGACAGCGTCTCGGTGCTGCTTTATCACGAGGATAAAGACGCGTTTTTGCTAGTTAAGCAGTTTCGCCCCGCCGTTTGGTTTAACCTACAAGACGGGCGCGAGCTAAATTTAACGCAAAAGGGCGACGAGGGCTATACTTACGAGCTTTGCGCGGGTCTGATGGATAAAGGCAAGAGCGAGGAGCAGACCGTCATCGAGGAGATCGCCGAGGAAACGGGATTTGCCGTGAGTAGGGTCGAGCGCATAACATCCACTCGTGGCGCGCTGGGGTTTGGCGGGGCGAAGCAGACGATGTTTTTTGCCGTGATAAACGACGCGATGAAAATCGGCAAGGGCGGCGGCATAGACGGCGAAAATATCGAGCCGGTTTACGTGCCGCTTGAGCGGGCGCGCGAGTTTATGTTCGACGAAACCAAAACCAAGGCTACGGGGCTAATGTTTGCTTTTATGTGGTTTTTTGCCAAATTTAACCGTTAGTTCGTGTCAAATTTCAAATTGCACGAAAAATAATCAAATTTAAGGAAAACAAATGCTAAAGAAAATCGTTTGTGCCGCTTTTTTGGCGTCCGCGGCTTTTGCCGCCGTGCCTGCTTTCGAGGAGGCGAGCGCGGAGCTAGCTCAAAACAACTACGACAACGCCTTAAAGCTCTTTGAGAAGTCTTGCTACGAGGAGAAAAATATCGTAGGCTGCTATGCCGCGGGTTTTATAAACATTAACGCCTATTCGCAAAACTCTAGCGAGGCAAAAGGCTTTGAGCAGTTTTCAAAGGCTTGCGACGCGGGCGATATGGACGGTTGCAAATCTCTGGGCGACATCTATGAAAACGGACAGGCCGGACAAGAAACCGACTATAAAAAGGCGATGAAATTTCACGAAAAAGCTTGCGAGGGCAAAGTGGGCGCCGCATGCGCGAGAGTGGCCGGATACTACGACGAGGGCAGGGGTGTGGAGCAAAATTTGGCCAAAGCGTCTAAATTTTACGAAACCGCGTGCAAGTACGAGGACGCGAGCAGCTGCCACGCGCTAGCCGATATGTACGAAAGGGGCGAGGGCGTGAAAAAAGACGCAACAAAGGCGATGGATTTTTACGGGTTAGCTTGCGACTACGGCTCTAGGGGAGCTTGCGCCGATTTTAGAAAACTTTATAAAAACAAAAAATAAGGAGCCGCTATGTTTAAGAAAATTTATCTTGTTTTGATTTTAGCCGGATTGGCGGTCGCGCAGACGAATTTTGAAATCGCTACTAAAAAATACCTACAAGATATGGGCGATAAAAACGTGCCCAAACTCTACGAAAAGTCTTGCCGCGAGGATAAAAACGCCGTAGGTTGCTACATAGCCGCGCAGCTAAAAGCATATCAAACATACGACCTAAAAGACGATGACGAGTATGCGCAAATAAACGGCGAAGTTTTTGAGCTTTATAAAAGTGCTTGCGATCTTGGCTACGCTAAAGCTTGCTCGGCGGCGGGCGATTTTTACGACTCTACGCCGTCAAACGATAATTTTGTCGTAGAGCAGGACGATACGGAAAAATCAGCCGAATTTTACGAAAAAGCATGCGAGAGCAAAGACGGGGAAGCTTGCCTAAAGATAGCTAAACAGCACGACAATGCCTCAAAATTCGCCGATGCGCTAAAATACTATAAACTAGCCTGCGAAGCAAGAGAGGCCGAGGGCTGCTACAACGCGGCGGACATCTATGAGTCAGGCGACGGAACGCCTAAAAATAGCGCCGAGGCGGCGAAATATTACGGCCTTGCTTGCGAAAACGGCCTTGGTCGCGGCTGCGCCAAATCTAAAAAATTTAGCAAATAGGAGGATGCGTTGAGAAAGATTATTTTAGCCGCGATCTTGGCGGCGACGGCTTTTGGCGGGAACTTTGAACAAGCTACGAAAATTTATCTAAAAAAATCGGACTTCGAAAACGGCGCGCGACTGTTTGAAAAATCTTGTAACGACGATAAAAATGCCGCGGGTTGCTATATGGCGGCGTTTTTAGGCGAGCAGGGGCTCTCGCATGACGACGATGGCGGCAGCGAAAAGACCTTTGCGCTATATAAAAAAGCCTGCGATATGGGCGACATGGACGGCTGCACGGCCGTAGCCGCGGTGTACGAGGGTACCATACTGTGGCAAACCTCTCAGATAGACTACGAAAAGGCGGTGGCACTTTATGAAAAAGCCTGCGAGGGCGGAGTCGGCGAGGCATGCTATAGGGCGGCCGCTCATCACAGCGGCGAATACGGCGGCGAAAAAGATCCGCAAAAAGTCCGCAAATACTACTCGCTAGCCTGCGATCACAAAGACTCGCAAGGCTGCTATATGCTCGCGCAAGGATACGAAAAGAGCGAAAATGATATGAAAAAAGCGATGGATATCTACGGGACCGCTTGCGACTACGGATATACGGAAGGCTGCGTCAAATTTAGAGAACTCGTTAAAAAGGCGAAGTAAGATTTCGCGCCTCGCTAGATTTTGATTGTCTGGCGGGGCGTAAATGCGGCGAGCGAACTCTGCTCGCCGTTGTTTTTGATTTATGGGCGGACTTGATTTGGCTTTGAGCTTTGCGCAGCGCCCGCCTCTAAAACTTCTATCATTTAAAATTTACTATTTTGGTTTTGTTTGAGCGTCTTTTTAAACGTGCTGCGTATCTGCTCACTTGAATCTTTTTTGGTTAAATTTGTCGCCGTCTCGCTCGGTAAAATCAAATTTGACCAAATTTAACGCTCTGCAGTTTAAATTTAACGGCGAAATAGCGTGTCAAATTTGACGATAAGCTAAATTTTTCAGCCTCTAAAACCAAGCCGTAAATTTAAGCAACAAAGTCCAAAATCAAATCAGGCAACGATGTTGTCAAATTTGGCGACCGCAAATCAGCTTTCAAATTTACCGCCCGGCAAATCGTAAATTTGACCGCCGAGCCGAGCAGCAGCTCAATTTGACCGCCGAGCCGAGCAGCAGCTCAAATTTGACGCGCCGAGCAAACGAGCTCCTGCTTAAATTTGCCGCACTTACCGAACTTATTTTACTCAAATTCGGCACCAAATTCGCCGTCTGCCCAGCTCAAATTTACCTAAAACAGCCCCTTGAGAAGCCCTTTTATCGCATCTTTTTTCGCATCGCCCGTGGTGCCGTTTTCGTCGTCCTTGCCGAATTTCTTATCCAAAAATCTATCCAGCTCTTTGACTGCCTTACCCTTTAGATAGTCCGAGCCGATCGTGTATTTCGGGTTGTCGCTAGCGCCAGTGACCGTGATGTCGATGTCGGTTTTTTCGTAGTTCATCTTTATCGGCACGTTTACGGCCTTGGTCGCCATGTCGTATTTGCCGCTAGTTACCCAGACTCGGCTTCTAGTTGCGTTCATATCGGCGTTAAAGTCGATGAGGTTTTTGTTTATCGTGCCTTTTATTTTGCTATTTTTATAGATTTCGCTCGTGATGTCGCGTCCCGTGAAGGTCCTTACCTGCTCGGTAAAATCGGTCTTTGCAAGCTTGCCGTCATTTACGGCGACGTCAAATTTACCTTTTTGCGAGGCGAGATTATAATCCATCGTCATATCGCCGGTGCCGTCGTAGACGTGCGAGAGACCCAAAAAGTCGGTGAGGCCTTTGGCGGTGAAGCTTTTTAAATTTGCGTTTAGGATGTCGTCTTTTAAGACTGCTTTAAGATCGCCGTTAAAGAGCCGCGAATTTACGTTCGCACCTAGCTTTTCGCCCGTTTTAGTCGCGTCGCCGATAACTAGCAAAGGCCCGTAAAGCGGCCTTCCGACCAAAAACTCGATCTCTTTTAGCTCCCTTATGCTAAGCTCAAAATCCGCCTTCGCCGAGCCGCTTTCAAGCTCGTAGTCGCCTTTTAGATTTTTTAGCGCTATTAGGTTCTTGTTTGCGTTTGAGACGAGGTTTGCTGCTGCGTCAAATTTAGCCTTGCCGCCGTTTATAGCGACATCCGCATTTGCGTCAAATTTGGTGCCGCTTGGGAAGCGTTTATCCAGCTCTTTTGCTACGACGGCGCTGTTTACGATACCGTTTTTGACGTTAAATTTAGCCGTACCGCTGAGATTTTTCGGATCCAGTCCGCTTAGATTTACGGATCCGTCGATCACGGCGTCGGCGTAGTTTGGCAGCGCAGCCAGCGTAAATGCGTCTTTGAGCGAAAGCGCGCTTAAATTTGCCGTGAGTTTTTCGTTTTTGAGGATCGCATCTATCTTGCCGCCTAGCGCGTTTGCGTTTAGATCTAGCTCGCTAAGCGCGCCCTTTGCGAGTTTTGCCGTGCCTTTGACGTCCACTTTGCCAGATAGTTTTTTGCCGATTAGCTCTTCAAATTTGCCCAGATCATCGATGCCCGCGTCAAATTTGACGTCCGCGTTTTCGTCGTCCAGTCCGTAAATGCCGCTTAGGCTCTTTAGTTTTAAAAGCTCGGAGTTTAGAGCGGCGTTAAATTTGGCTTTTGAGCTTGCCACGTCGGCGTTTGCGTTTAGTTCAAAAGCTAGAGGTTTGCTTAAATTTATCTCCTTTGCGACCTGTTTTAGCTCGGCCGGATTTAGTCGTGCGTTTTTGGTGGCGAGTTTAACAGAACCGGAGATATTTTGCGTGTTGTGCACGTCGTTTAGCACCGCTTCGCCGCTGATCGTTCCGCCGACAAATGCCGGGAAAGCGGCGATTTTAACTAGTTCGTCAAGCTTTAGCGAGCTGATTTTGGCTATGAGTTTACCGCCGTTTAGCACCGCATCGACGTTACCGCCAAATCCCTCGATCTTGACGTCGAAGTTTTTTAGCTCGCCGGCGGTGGCGATGACGTTGCCGTTTGCTTTAAACGCGCCGCTAAGCTTTTGCTTTATGACAGGCTCAAATTTAGCCAGATCGTCCACGATGAGTTTGACGTCGCTGCTTAGGGTTTTTGAGTTTGGATCGTAGATCGTCTTGTCGCTGCCGATCGTCGCTAGCAGCGTGATCACCGCGCTTTTGGCGTTTACGATGCCGTCTTTGACGTCGGCTACGATTTTGCCGTTTGCGGCGAAATTTGACGGCAGAGTGACGTTAAAATCTTTTGCGATTAGCGCGTTATCGGTTTTTACGTCCAAGATATCGACGTTTGCGGTGCCGTTTGGCTTGCCGCCGCTTTCTACGATGTTTGCGACGGCAGAGATTTTACCGCGCGCGTAGATAGGCTGGCCGGCT includes these proteins:
- a CDS encoding tetratricopeptide repeat protein, whose protein sequence is MFKKIYLVLILAGLAVAQTNFEIATKKYLQDMGDKNVPKLYEKSCREDKNAVGCYIAAQLKAYQTYDLKDDDEYAQINGEVFELYKSACDLGYAKACSAAGDFYDSTPSNDNFVVEQDDTEKSAEFYEKACESKDGEACLKIAKQHDNASKFADALKYYKLACEAREAEGCYNAADIYESGDGTPKNSAEAAKYYGLACENGLGRGCAKSKKFSK
- a CDS encoding tetratricopeptide repeat protein, translated to MRKIILAAILAATAFGGNFEQATKIYLKKSDFENGARLFEKSCNDDKNAAGCYMAAFLGEQGLSHDDDGGSEKTFALYKKACDMGDMDGCTAVAAVYEGTILWQTSQIDYEKAVALYEKACEGGVGEACYRAAAHHSGEYGGEKDPQKVRKYYSLACDHKDSQGCYMLAQGYEKSENDMKKAMDIYGTACDYGYTEGCVKFRELVKKAK
- a CDS encoding peptidoglycan DD-metalloendopeptidase family protein; translated protein: MKKFSLALLLAVNLFAAAPIQSTVQELSWPKGDSFLTFLEKNSIPLKLYYDLDSEDKEFLDEIKEGISYQISKDEKGGISQVLIPVNEELQAQIYKDDDGGFKFQLSPISYQTYDRVLSMPVSANPSQDIIETTGSVALAHGFYLAMKGEVGDGEFKRLKKGDRLAMSYKQKIRLGRTFGMPEIDWAAIEIRDKRYTVYRHQNKYYDKSGKKSDKFLLTRPISNARITSPFTPKRFHPILKRYKAHLGVDYGAPKGTPIKAAGEGTVKFVGTKSGYGKVVILKHAGAYETLYAHTNGFAKGIKTGVKVKQGQLIAYVGNTGMSTGSHLHFGVYKNGTAVNPETEIKVAKSVFFSKEEREFKNRVERLEPEIKKALGKDIIPEKEYRFDAAMDWEHPIAEPKSDVNLTLQSDDLNLTAQPNAADVNLTSEPVSGNNDANLTDSNFTTPESNLTAQPKAENNSSGAKTDANETANLAAAKSAKPESNLTSAKAASKATSKAEPKKSSKEAKKSESNSSAKNNKDKPKQTDKKKDKPSQEAKSESKKKKDVNASKDKSKKQKETADKKAKSKDKTAESSDKKSK
- a CDS encoding YihY/virulence factor BrkB family protein, whose translation is MNPQKFEKIKQTLKIWLTAMLKIKDKQLLHYASSLSFHTMLSIIPVLLISLSLFTQMPSFSVYYAKIKEFIFAQLLPSNQDAISNYIETFLQNSSSLGILGLGAIIFTSIMFFADYEYVINRIMHTSSRKFWNSLSAYWTLITLAPLGLGLSFYLSNLFQDMLNSSTYTKWINFISIFPYLIIWAIFCVTYLISINRQIALKNVLFSSFVASLIWYLGKNIFVFYAANNKTYLSIYGSFSVVLLFFVWIYVSWIIFLYGVKLCAYLEKAGESDKEA
- a CDS encoding plasminogen-binding N-terminal domain-containing protein; protein product: MKKFLLFLAAACLGFAAEFSMREYKTPLISVNEGVGTIIDGSDIVVGSSGVVMHKFEGSQSSIIARAVVTQKSGGFAKVRFEVFDTLAQKALPIPGILPKSGDEIILNYLYNRSLIIVPNKEIYAEVTNAFKDITFIHPDIVGSYLSYEYKPNPSRDDFRKMCSQSAAGLIFIAMNNEALFADCQSFEPLKRFQSGAVKYYQLPFYTRVKDIDTVFWKWGSEQISDFDRHYKALLKEK
- a CDS encoding tetratricopeptide repeat protein; this translates as MLKKIVCAAFLASAAFAAVPAFEEASAELAQNNYDNALKLFEKSCYEEKNIVGCYAAGFININAYSQNSSEAKGFEQFSKACDAGDMDGCKSLGDIYENGQAGQETDYKKAMKFHEKACEGKVGAACARVAGYYDEGRGVEQNLAKASKFYETACKYEDASSCHALADMYERGEGVKKDATKAMDFYGLACDYGSRGACADFRKLYKNKK
- a CDS encoding NUDIX domain-containing protein; the encoded protein is MDTSVKNIKIENLTSPRYVKPYQISFDLCEKSVRWECIKAHDSVSVLLYHEDKDAFLLVKQFRPAVWFNLQDGRELNLTQKGDEGYTYELCAGLMDKGKSEEQTVIEEIAEETGFAVSRVERITSTRGALGFGGAKQTMFFAVINDAMKIGKGGGIDGENIEPVYVPLERAREFMFDETKTKATGLMFAFMWFFAKFNR
- the mgtE gene encoding magnesium transporter, translated to MEENEQLNEAKELLDSHLNETIDKELSPADLAQHLKTLKKHDEELFGEYLEKLDPEILGDVAIEMPDHMLKDVIEQIPSDKIIEAIEELESDDAAELLEYIEEIDEQKAKELFDGLDKDDQEEILRIRSYDEGEAGAFMQTELFSAHIDEQLKTAVERLRREKEEGKLENVSQLFITDKKGVLLHAVPLEDLILFDFNQTLKEIISKSEEDKYKPNVAVDNEPIETVVETVENYDMNSIAVVDSKGYLLGRITTDDIHDFIKESATEQIYNLAGVDDEAEEEDTSLVKATRARAVWLLINLFTALISSSIIGLFDETIASYVALAVLMPIVASMGGNTGTQALTVTVRRLTLGEIEFKNAANALKREVGIALINGLTFAFLMGVIASLWFNRPMLGVVIGASMLINLFFAGFFGTLIPLTLKKFDIDPAVGSAVLLTTVTDTVGFFSFLGLAKWILL
- a CDS encoding FAD-linked oxidase C-terminal domain-containing protein — encoded protein: MHEKHAKFFVNLLGADNAYFDDAHRIAYCYDATRKRHLPDGVLFPRDERDVSEILKYCNENKIIIVPRGAGSGFTGGALAHEGGVVLAFEKHMNKILEIDMQNMVAVVQPGCININLQREAEKLGLFYPPDPASQEYSTLGGNVSENAGGMRAAKYGITKDYVMALRAVLPSGEVIRAGKRTIKDVAGYNISGILIASEGTLAVITEITLKLIAKPKFRKTAMGIFPSVNAAMNAVYKTMAAGVTPVAMEFLDALCIRAVETKFNKGLPQDAGALLITDVDGDVLDGLEQDLATIERVFRENGASEFRRAKDESERNDIWFARRNCSQAINIYGNLKLNEDITVPRSKLPELLERIGGVAEKYGVQVPCFGHTGDGNVHTNVMVVDKADPSQVESGHKAIEEIFKIAVELGGTLSGEHGIGISKAEFMPLAFTPAEMELFRNIKKAFDPNNILNPFKMGL